The window TAATATGCATCGGGTTCTTCAAGGCTTCTTCCTTGGACTTGAGGAATACCCTGACCTTTTTATCTCCATCAAGCCGATACAAACCATGCCTGTGTGTACCCAGCCAAACAGTCCCTACATCCGTCTTATTGATCGTGGTAATTACCTTGATATCGTGATCCTTAACACACTCAAAAGCCTTGTGCTGCTCATGGAATTTGAACATACCCATCAAGGTAGCCACCCATACATTTCCCTGCTGGTCTTCATATAAATGGTCTGGCTTGTTTCCGATAGCCTGTCCTGACTTGTCCAAATATTTGTAACTACCTTCAACCTGCTTGCTGGCAAGGTTGTACCTCACCAGTGCCTGTCCCGTTGCAATCCAAAGAATATCAGGGTTTAGTCTGGAAGGGGTTATCCTTCCCATTGTATTGCTTAACGCCTTCCCATGGAGTGACAGTGGCTGTACATCCATCGTATTGCCGACCCACTCACAATGGTAAATGCCATTGTCGCCCGCTGCCCAAACGCTTCCATCATGAGACTGGACAAGGTTTCGGGTATAAGCTATGTTATTGTTATCATAATAGAATATCTCTTCCCTTGCTGTATTGAGCACGCCCAAGCCAAATGTCATACTGAATAGGACATTGCCATTATTGAGCATACAAAGGGCCAATACATCATCCACAGTATTGATGGTACTGTTGACGGCATTCTTTTTCATGGTATAGGCCACAAAGGAATTGGACTCATCCTGATAAAGGTTAATCCCCCCACGTTGTGTTCCTATCCATAGTTTCCCCTGCTCGTCTTCCATAAAACAGGTAATCCGGTTACTGCTCAAGGAAGCAGGGTTATCTCCTCTGTGCTTGTAGTGTTTGAAGGTTTCGTCAGCCCGATTGTACACATAAATGCCATCGTCATCCGTACCAACCCATACTTCCCCGTTTCTTCGTTCAAGCGTACAGGTGATTTTATTGGTCTCAAACTGACTGACTGCTCTCTGTGCCAAATTTGTCAGCTCATAACCATCATATTTATACAATCCTTCCCAAGTGGAAAGCCACAGGTAACCTGTATGGTCCTGCATCACATGGTTAATACCTGAATGTCGATGGATTACTTCCCTGACCTGCGCTTTCAGGTTCCCCAAAGCACAAATGACGCTACAGATAAATGAAATAATAAATAGGTTGACTCTCATAAAAAGTAACAGTCGTGAAAAATCTCTATCCATCCCGTCAAAATATTTCTGATTCAATTTTCAGACGAGATCTCAAGAAATCCTCCTGATTACACACTTAAATAATGATTACAAATATCTGTATTTCCTACACTAATCAACATTGTACAAGTATATTTTTCCCTGTACAAAAATTCAGGCAATTGAAAATAACATTCCCAATTATCAAATAAACACTTAGCATAATCCAATTTAATCACAAACAAGCCTTTCAATTTTATGTTCATTTATTACACCAAAACATCATTTAATTACAAAATATAGCTTTCATGTAATTTTTATACCTAAAAGCACTCACTTTAAAAAGTACAATGAAATTTTAAAGTAGGAAATTTGAAACTTCTCCCACCAACCCTCCAACATTCCTTTAGCAGTTTTGTATCGGGCCACACACCCTAACGGAATAAGCAATTATTCTTGATTAGTGATGGAGATATGATGCTCCATCCATTAAACCTTTATGAGAATGCAAAAGAAATTCGAACAGCGAACGGCACATACCTGGCAGAAATGGGTTGCAATCGGCCTGTTAAGTTCCGGTTTGTTGTATGCAAATGGAACGATGGCACAAAACGCTTCGCTGGTAGATACCGAGGCCAGCAAGAAAACAGGATACCTTTACGACCAGATGCACTTACTTTCCGGCAAAGGACTCATGCTTGGGCATCAGGATGACACCTCTTATGGTGTTAACTGGTGGGATATGTCTGTCAGTAAAGGATTTGGAAAGTGGCGTAAAAACCAGCCCTCTGATACCAAACGGTCGATCGGTGTTTATCCTGCGGTGTATGGCTGGGATCTCGGGCATATCGGTGAGCCGAATAACCTTGACAAGGTGCCATTTGAAAAAGTGCGTGAGAACATCATCAAGGCATACAGAAGGGGTGGTATTAATACCGTTAGCTGGCATATGAAAAACCTGAAAACCGGTTCCAGTTCATGGGATACGACACAGGTGGTGAAAGACATGCTGCCGGGTGGTACTCTGCATGGCAAGTTCAAGGAAAAACTGGATTTGGTTGCGGACTTCTTACACTCCCTCAACTATTGGGGTGAGCCTATACCGGTACTGTTCAGACCTTGGCATGAGATGACGGGAAAATGGTTCTGGTGGGGAGAAGGAAATTGCACCACTGAAGAATACAAAGCGCTTTACAAGTTTACGGTTGAGTACCTGAGAGATGTCAAGCAAGTACATAACCTGATTTATGTTTACTCCACTGACAGGTTTGACAGTGAGGAAACCTACCTAAAATACTATCCAGGCGACGCATATGTAGATGTACTGGGCTTTGATGACTACCATAGCCTCAAACCTGAGAATAGTGCATCAGGACCTACCTTATTTGCCAAAGAAGTACAGATAGTAGTGAAACTGGCTAAGGAAAAAGGAAAACTTTCTGCCATGACTGAGACTGGCCTGATCGGCTTGCCTGACACTACTTGGTTTTCACAATCACTGCTGTCCAATATTATGAAAAGTGAGGAAGGTAAGCAGCTCAGTTATGTACTGGTGTGGCGCAATGCCAATATCGAACATGATCGACCTGACCATTTCTGTGTTCCACATGAAGGCCATCCTTCGGTAGCTGACTTCAAGGAATTCTATCAGTCACCATTTACCCTTTTTGAGGACCAGCTTCCTGACATGTACAAGAAGGTCAAGGGAAAGGATAACCAGAACGGCAAAGACAAGCAAGCCGATGCGGTTGTGCAGTAATGAAGTTTAACCTAAACCAACACACAGATGGAACTACAAGCGCTGGACCTGGTCATAATTGGGCTGTACCTGCTTTCTACTGTTATTGTGGGGCTTTGGCTCAAAAAACAGGCCTCCAAAAATATGAGCTCCTATTTCCTTGGGGGTAATACGCTCCCTTGGTATATGCTGGGGCTTTCCAATGCCTCAGGCATGTTTGATATCTCAGGTACCATGTGGATGGTGTACCTTGGTTTTGTTTACGGCCTTAAAAGTGTCTGGATTCCATGGCTCTGGCCGGTTTTCAACCAAATATTCCTGATGATTTACCTGTCTGTCTGGCTGCGGAAGTCCAATGTGCTGACAGGAGCCGAATGGATCAGAATCCGATTTGGAGATGGATTGGGAGGCAGGCTTTCACACATGGTAGTTGTGGTCTTTGCCATCCTGAGCGTACTCGGATTCTTGAGCTATGGCTTTATCGGAATCGGAAAGTTTATTGAGATTTTTGTGCCTTGGGATAGCATTTCTGCCTACGTGCCCTTTGAGGTTTCAGCAGAGAATGTCCCCAAACTCTATGGTATTGCCTTTACAGCAATTGCCACATTCTATGTGGTAATGGGGGGAATGCTAAGCATTGTATGGACAGACGTGATACAGTTCTTTATCATGACACTTTCAGCCTTGGTTATCGCAGGTATTGCGATGTCAAAGGTATCTCCTGAAATGCTGGATGCTATAACCCCTGAGGGATGGAGCAATCCTTTCTTTGGTCTTTCACTGGATATGGACTGGTCTGGGCTGATTCCTGCCGTCAATGAGAAAATTGACAGCGACGGTTTTTCCCTGTTCTCCCTGTTCTTTATGATGATGCTTTTCAAGGGCATCTTTGCTTCCATGGCAGGTCCTGCTCCAAACTTTGACATGCAAAAGGTATTGTCTACCAAGTCTCCGAAAGAGGCGGCGAAGATGTCAGGATTTGTTTCACTGGTACTGCTTTTTCCCCGCTACCTGATGATTACAGGGTTTACTGTACTGGCACTGGTATTCTTCAGTGATACTATCAATACGACAGGCAGCTCATTTGACTTTGAGAATATCTTGCCTATGGCTATCAAGGAGTTTGTACCATCAGGGCTGATGGGCTTACTGTTGGCAGGTTTGCTTGCGGCCTTTATGTCAACCTTTGCCTCGACAGTCAATGCAGCGCCTGCCTATATTGTCAACGATATTTACTTACGATATATCAATCCTAAAGCAGGACGAAAACTGCAAATGAGAGCCAGTTACCTGATTTCCACACTTGTGGTTGTGATCAGTACCATCATTGGCTTTTATGTACAGGACATCAATTCTGTACTGCAATGGATCGTATCTGCGCTTTATGGTGGCTACATCGCTGCCAATATGCTGAAATGGTACTGGTGGAGATTCAACGGATATGGTTTCTTCTGGGGAATGGCGGCAGGCATTTTAGCCGCTATGGTCTTCCCGATGATCTTCCCTAATACACTGGAGCTTTACTACTTCCCTTTACTCTTCGCAGTTTCATTGGCGGGCAGTATTCTGGGTTCTCTATTGACTCCTCCTACAGAAGAAGAAACACTGATTGCCTTTTACCGCAAGGTCAGACCTTGGGGATTCTGGAAGCCGGTACATGACAAGGTAATCGCTCAATACCCTTCCTTTAAAGGAAACAAGGATTTCAAAAGAGATATGGTCAATGTGGCTGTCGGCATTGTATGGCAAACAACGCTTACAATTATGCCCGTCTATATCGTGATCAAAGAAGGAATGGGATTCGCAGCCACTGCCGTAATATTCCTGATCTCTGCCCTTATCCTGAAGAAAAACTGGTGGGATAATTTGGACAAGGCATGCGAAACAGATGAGTCAACTCCAATCAGGAAAGAAGAGGCCCTAGCCGAATAAGACATTCAACATTTGAGATAAAAATATTAATACAGCAATGAAAACATTTGAAACAAAACTAAAGGCATTGATCAATGAACAAGAGGCATTGATCAGCCAGAAAAATACACCAAAAGCCGCTTACAACGGTATCTATGATCGCTACGAAAATCCTGTTCTGACAAGGGCACATGCCCCTTTGCACTGGCGTTATGACATGAACCCTGACACCAACCCATTCCTGATGGAAAGGATTGGTATCAATGCCACATTCAATGCAGGTGCCATCAAGTTCAACGGCAAATACATTGTTGTAGCAAGGGTAGAAGGTAACGACCGCAAGTCATTCTTTGCGGTGGCAGAAAGTCCTAACGGAATTGACAACTTCCGCTTCTGGGACTATCCGGTTGTATTGCCTGAAACAGATGAGCCTGACACCAACGTCTACGACATGCGTCTGACGCAGCACGAGGATGGATGGATTTATGGACTGTTCTGTACTGAAAGAAAAGACCCAAAAGCTCCTCAAGGCGATACTTCTTCTGCTGTGGCACAATGTGGCATTGCCCGCACAAAGGATCTCAAAACTTGGGAAAGACTACCTGACCTGATCACCTATTCAGGGCAGCAGCGCAATGTGGTATTGCACCCTGAGTTTATTGACGGGAAATACGCACTCTATACACGTCCGCAGGATGGCTTCATCGATACAGGTTCCGGCGGGGGCATTGGTTTCGGGTTAACGGATTCCATGGAAAATGCCGAAATCAAGGAAGAGTCCATTATCCACAACAAGACTTACCACACCGTCTATGAGGTGAAAAATGGACAGGGACCTGCTCCAATCAAGACCGAAAATGGCTGGCTGCATCTGGCACATGGCGTACGAAATACAGCAGCTGGACTTCGCTACACGCTCTATATGTTTATGACAAGTCTAGAAGATCCTTCAAAAATCATTGCCGTTCCGGGTGGACACTTTATCGCTCCTTACAGCGAAGAGAGAGTGGGTGATGTACCCAATGTCACTTTCGCAAATGGGTGGATTGCAGACGAGGATGGCAAAGTGTTTATCTACTACGCATCCTCTGATACAAGATTGCACGTAGCCACATCTACCATTGACCAATTGATAGATTACTGCCTGAACACCCCACAGGATGGTTTGCGTTCTGATGCTTCTGTGCAGACCATATGCCAACTGGCAGAAAAGAACCTTGCCTTTATGAACCAATTTGCCAATCAGGATTAATGACCATTAAAATGAATCAATATAAATCAGCCATAGAAAAAGAACTGAAGGATAATATCCTTCAGTTTTGGCTCAAGTACACCATAGATAAAGAAAGTGGTGGATTCTATGGCTATATCAGCTATGACAATCAGGTAAAAAGGTTTGCACCAAAGGGTGCGGTGCTTAACGCCCGCATCCTTTGGACATTTGCGGAGGCTTACCAACACTTCAAGCAGCCTGAATACCTACAAGCAGCCAAACGTGCCTTCGACTATATTCGCCAATATTTTATAGATGAGGAATATGGAGGTGTGTACTGGATGGTAGATCATCAGGGCAATCCATTGGAAACCAAAAAACAGGTCTATGCCGTTGCTTTCACCATCTATGCTTTTGCTGCCTATTATAAGGCAACCAATGACAATACCGCATTGATGGATGCACTAACACTTTTCAATGACCTTGAAAAGTATGCTTTTGACAGCATCAAAGGAGGTTACTATGAGGCTTTCAGCAGGGAATGGGAACTGCTGGAAGACTTGAGATTGAGTGACAAGGATGCCAACGAGGCTAAAACCATGAACACACACCTCCATGTGCTGGAAGCCTATACCACGCTATATGAGGTTAGCAAGGACAGGCAAGTAAAAAGACAGCTAGAGCACCTGATTGCTCTATTTGAGGAGAAAATCATCAATGAAAATGCTCATTTCAATCTCTTCTTTGATGAGAACTGGGTTCTGAAATCTTCCGCTGTTTCTTATGGTCATGATATTGAAGGCTCATGGCTGCTGGAAGAAGCAGCAAGGGCACTGGAAGATCAACCCACTTTGGAGCGTATCAGGAAAACAAGCCTTAAGATGGCATCCGTGACGTTGGAAGAAGGGCTTGACCAGAATGGTGCTGTACTGAATGAACTGCATGGAGATGGCACGTTGGATGATGAGCTCCACTGGTGGCCACAGGCTGAAGGTACAGTCGGTTTTCTAAACGCCTACCAGCTTTCATCAGACCCCAAATACCTTGATGCGGCTTTCAGGCTGTGGGATTTTATACAGGGTCGCCTTATCAACAAGGAATATGGTGAGTGGTATTGGAGGGTTGATGCCAATGGAATACCAAACCTGAATGATGAAAAAGTAGGTCCTTGGAAATGTCCATACCACAATGGAAGGGCTTGTCTTGAATTGCTTTACAGAATCAAGCAGCTGGAGGATATTTCACAAACTTCAGCACAATAATGGTGTGCCCTTCGGGGCATCATTATTTACTCTAAAACTAACTTAACCGATGATGAACTAATGAAAATGAAAAAAATTTTAATCTACTCACTGATCCTCTCGATCATACCATTCACATTTTCCTGCAATACATTCAAGAACAGCTTTGTCCGTACCCAAAACACCCAGTTTGTTGTAGGCAACAAGCCCTATTACTTTGTGGGCACCAACTACTGGTATGGCATTACCCTTGGCATGGCAGGCGAAAAAGGAGACAGGGAAAGACTCAACAGGGAACTGGACCAGATGCAGAAAATGGGCATTACCAACCTGCGTATCCTTGCCTCATCTGAAGGTGCTGCCGATGCTCCCTGGCGTGTCCAACCTGCCGTACAAACTGCTGCAGGTGTTTATGACGAGCAAGTTCTTGAAGGGTTGGATTACCTGCTTGTTCAGATGAGAAAAAGGGGAATGAAAGGCGTAATGGTACTCAATAACTTCTGGGCATGGTCTGGCGGTATGGTACAATACCTTGAGTGGAGCGGAAAAGGCCCTGTTCCCTACCCATTTGACGGTAGCCATTCCTGGAACGAATACATCTCCTATGCCAAGCAATTCTATACTGACAAGGGAGCCATGCAACAGTTTGAGGCTTTCCTTGCCATGCTGATCAACCGAACCAACAGCATCAATGGCAAAGCTTACAAGGAAGACCCTACTATTATGGCTTGGCAGCTGGCCAATGAACCCAGAGGTTACGACCAAAGAGAAGCTTACCTGAAATGGGTGGACCATACTGCTTCTTACATCAAGTCATTGGACAGCAAACACCTGGTTTGCATTGGCACAGAAGGCAACACACCGGGCAAGGATGCCGGAACTGATGTATATTCAGATAACCTTTCTAACCAAATCGACTATGTAACCATGCATATCTGGATTCAGAACTGGAGCTGGTTTGACCCAACAAAAGCTGAAACCACATATCCTGAAGCACTGGTAAAGGTCGATGACTATTTCAAAAAACATATCGAGGCTGGCCAGCAACTGAATAAGCCAGTAGTGCTGGAAGAGTTCGGCATCAGCAGGGACCATAATGACCACAAGCCGTCTGCAACCATTGAATGGAGAGATAAATACTACGGCTACCTGTTCAACAAAAGCTGGGATGCGATAAAAGGCAATTCACCATTGACTGGCATCAACTTCTGGTCGTATGCAGGTGAGGGCAGACCTAACAACCCTGAAGGATTCTGGCAAAAGGGTGATGACCTGATCGGTGACCCTCCACACGAGCCACAAGGCTGGTACTCGGTTTATGACCAGGATACCACGACAATTGATATCATTTCAGGCTATGCCGAAAAAATCAATGATTTCAGCAAGCAAGCTGAATTGCTTCAGAAAAAGGCTGTCAAGCAGCAGGAGCAAACTTCACGATAAACCTATTGGACAATTCAACACATCATTTTTTAATTCGATAAATATGAAAAAGTTACTGATAAGTATCGCAGCTATCCTCTGTACAATTGGCTCATTGCAGGCTCAAAAGTTTGATGGACTGGCTAAAACCCCTCCTATGGGATGGAACAGCTGGAATACATTTGCGACTGATATCAATGAACAGCTGGTAAAGGATATTGCGGATTCATTTGTCAAGTATGGGTTAAAAGATGCGGGCTATGAATATATCGTACTAGATGACGGTTGGATGACAAAAGAGCGTGACCAGAACGGAAACCTTGTTCCTGACCCTAAAAAGTTTCCTAATGGAATGAAGGCACTGGCAGATTACGTTCACGCAAAAGGCCTGAAATTCGGACTATACAACTGTGCAGGTGCACAGACTTGTGCAGGTTACCCTGGAAGCCGTGGCTATGAGTATCAGGATGCCCAAAAATATGCTGAATGGGGTGTTGATTTCCTGAAATATGATTGGTGTAATACAGAAAAGCTGAATGCAGAAGGTGCCTACATGACAATGAGGGATGCCTTGTACAAGGCAGGAAGACCTGTGGTATTCAGTATCTGCGAATGGGGCGACAATGAGCCTTGGGAATGGGCGGAGAATATCGGTCACCTTTGGAGAGTCTCAGGCGATATCATCAACTGCTGGGACTGTGAAGTGGGACATGGCTCATGGTCTTCATGGGGTGTTTGGAAAATCATCAATATGCATCAGAACATCCGTAAGCATGCAGGCCCTGGTCACTGGAATGACCTGGATATGATGGAGGTAGGTAACGGCATGACGGACGCTGAAGACCGCAGCCACTTTGCCATGTGGTCAGTTATGGCATCACCACTGATCTTGGGTAACGACCTTAGAACCGCCTCAAAAGAAACCCTTAAGACACTAACCAACAAGGAAGTGATTGCCATCAATCAGGATGAGTTGGGGATTCAGGGATTCAGGTTTACCAACGAGCATAATGTGGAAGTTTGGATCAAGCCACTTAAAAACGATGAGTGGGCATTTGTCTTTGTCAATATGAATGACGAGCCTTACGAACTGAACTTTGACTGGAAAAAACACGGCATCGGCGATGATGTCAATGGCAAATGGCTAGATTTGAGTGCCAATAACCTAAAGGTAAGGGACTTGTTCAACCAAAAAGACCTTGGCGCTACAGACAAAAGTCTGAAAGCAACCATCGGTGTACACGATGTACTGATGATCAAGCTTAGCAATGACAGTCTATAAACGATAACCTGACAGGAAGCAGTGACTAGCCACTGCTTCCTGTCCAAAAACAACACTGAAACCATGAACCATCTGAAAACTTTACTTTGCCTGCTGCTGCTCACCTTCTCCTTTGATCTGTTTGCCAATATCTCCCTTCCGTCCATCTTTGGTCACCATATGGTATTGCAACAGCAGGAGACCGTCAACTTTTGGGGGTGGGGCAAACCTGGAGAAGAAGTGCATATCACTTGCAGCTGGTCTCCTGAAACGGATTACAAGACCATTGTCTCAAACCTCGGCAAATGGAATATTGATGTCAGTACGCCTGAAGCTGGTGGCCCATTCAATATTCATATAAAAGGTTATAACGCCATTGATATCGAGGATGTACTGATCGGAGAAGTATGGCTCGGCAGTGGACAATCCAATATGGAATGGACACCTGCCTTGGGTATAGACAATGCGGAAGAAGAGAAAGTAAAAGCCAATTATCCTGAAATCAGGTTCTTCAATGTATTGAGCAGTACAGCTGACACACCTCAGCAACAGTTGCATGGAGAGTGGGTAAAGTGTACGCCTGAATCCATGTACTACTTCAGTGCCTTGCTTTACTTCTTTGGCAGAGAGCTGCACCAACAGATGAACGTCCCTGTAGGTCTTATCAATTCTTCTTGGGGAGGAACACCCGTAGAGGTCTGGATCCATGAGAGTGCCATCCAGAATGACCGTATTCTGGCTAAAAATGCTTCCCTTCTGCAGGAAATGTCATGGGGACCTCATCAGCCCGGCAAGGCATACAATACAATGATTCACCCACTTATCCCTTACAAGATTAAAGGTGCATTGTGGTATCAGGGGGAGACCAATACAGCCAACCCTCACCACTATGCCCGTACACTCAAAACACTGATTGAGACATGGAGAGCGGAATGGGGCTACGACTTCCCGTTCTACTATGCCCAGATTGCACCATATAGAGACTATGGAAATGACAATGTAAATGGTGCGGTAGTTAGGGATCAGCAAAGAAAAGTCATGGAGCTGGTTCCGAATACAGGTATGGTCGTTACTTCTGATATCGGAAACCTGGACAATATCCACCCTGGCAACAAACAGGATGTAGGTAAAAGATTAGCGACGTGGGCTTTGAGCAAACAGTACGGAAAAGTAGGCTATGCATTTTCAGGCCCTGCCTATAAAGCTTATGAACTGAAACAAGATAAAATTATACTGTCTTTTGACTATGCAGAAAGTGGTCTGGTAGCCAAAGGAGGAGATCTGAAAGCGTTTGAAATACAAGGCGATGACGAAAAATGGTATTCGGCAAGTGCTAAAATAAAAGGTAATAAAGTAACGGTTTGGAGTGATAAAGTCTCCCACCCTACAGCTGTCAGGTACGGCTATAGCAATGATTCTGATCCAAAATTATTTAATGAATCAGGTTTACCCGCTTCCTGTTTTCTATTCTATATTAACTCACCTGAATTATAGAATAGCTAATTACAAATAGTTGAAAAGAAAAAGCGAACCGCCCTAACTTTGGCCAGTTCGCTTTTTTTGTGAGTCTTCCAACTCAATATTATTATTCTACCTCCTTGGCAGGTGTCTCAGGCTTACCTTCCATCAATTCATACATCTTGATAGCAAACTGCTCCCCCATATCAATGTAACCCGCACTGGTATAGTGCCAAGGGTCAGAGTATTCGTAGAACTTGGTTGTTCTTACGATTGCTGCTTTGCTGTCTGTTCTAACAAACTTCTCTTGCGCATAACGAACAATATCTCCATAATTCCAAACAGCTCCATCTTCCTTGTCATTGAAGGAATCTGTAATCTTACCGATTACCACTGGCAGGTCATCTGTCAGCAGGCTTGCTCTCAGCAAATCCATCAGCTGCTTTAGGTTGTCGTGGTAACGGTAAGCTACTTCCTCATTGTAATCACCGTCACTTTCCCCTTGCATCCAAAGGATTCCGGCAGGTTTCAGGATATCCTCTTTTCCATCGCCATCAATATCCTTTACACTGTATGCATTTCTGATTGTTGCTAATGCATGGTCATACTGGTTAATACCTGTTTTTCCATCAAAATCAGGAGTCCAGCAGCCGGCGTAACGGGCAGCCATACTGTCAATGGAAGTTCCGCCTCTTGAATACTTGATCAGGGCGATTTTCTCATTTGGATACAACTCCTGCAACTTTTTGGCAAATGTCATCTCCAAACCAAAACGGTCAGCATGGTTGTTTTTCTTCTCAGTAGCTGTAAAGCCTACGCCATGTCCTGGCTGTAGTTGTTCCCACTGTCCAACACTTCCACCTTCAACCTGATCGTCTGCGGCTGAGTTGCCATGAAAAATCCAAACATTCTTGAACTTGGATTTCAGGTTAGATGGTAAGTCCTTGTTGTAGCCATAGCCATCCATATTGGACTGACCTGCCAACAGAAATACTTTCACCGTATCTTTTTCAGCCTTTTTCTGACCAATTGCCAGAGCTGGGATCAGGAACATAAAAAGTATTCCCAGAGATTTAAGATTTCTCATTTTCAATTTATCATTTAGTGCTTGTTACTTAGTTCAACGTGAACTATGGATTCGTTTCGTGGCTTATTGCATACATCTGGTCGATGGAATAATCGCGCGTGCAACAGCCATCACTATTGTATCTTGCCCATTCATGGCAAAAATTCCGAAGGAACGAGATATAATAGCGATGGGTAATATCCATCGTTTAAATCAGCCATTACTGCTTTGGTGCTGCAATGGTGAGTGTAAACTCCTTCAGTCCATCAGCTGTGGCTTTTAGGGTAACATCCTCTCCTGTTCCATCAAACTGGACGATCACCTGAGCCAGACCATTGAACAATGAACGGTTCCATTTTGGTGCTGCCGTTATCAGCTGAATTGTACCCGGCACTTTATTCGCCTCATCCCACTGGTTCTTTTTCGGCAGCGGCTCCCCTACAATTACGAGCTTGTTTTCACCTTCCTTAAAGAGTTCACGCTTCAATACTATCTCATTCTCACCATCTTTGCGACCAACGTTTTGTCCATTCAAGTAAACCATAGTATTGTTGGCTACCTTCTGGCAGAACCAACTGATTTCAGCATTTTCAAATGCTCCTTTTTCAAGGTTGAAAGTGCTGATCAATGCCTTCTCCGTACCGGAAAATCCTGTGCCTGACTCAGAAACAATTGATAATGATTGCATCAGTTCCTCAGTCAGTTCAGTTACTTTTACCTCCGGAAGTTCCAGCAGTTGGCGCTTATCTACATATTGCTCAAGCTCAACACCTGTTGGATCACCGTTGCCAACCCCAATAAGCTTACCTCCTCCTTCAATCTCAAAGGTGATGTTGTTGCCAGCGGTTGGTACCTGCAAGCCTTTCTTGTCTTCTACTGAGACCTTTACCATGGCAACATCATGATGTGTTGCAGCCTCCATCTTGATTCTGGCAGGAGCTCCAGTCGTCTTGTGCTTCGTTTCCTTGATCTTCTTACCCTTGGCATCATAGCCAATTGCCTTGATCTCACCTGCCTTGTATTTCACCTGCCACTCCAGATGGCCATTGGTTTCCATCGCTTTTCTGCCAAGGCTTTTGCCATTCAGGAACAATTCCACTTCAGTACAATTGCTGTACACCCAAACTGGAACTTCCTCACCTTCTTTACCTTCAAGGTTCCAATGAGGAAGAATATGCAAGACGGTCTCCTTATCTTGCCACCATGATTTCAGGTAAAAGACATTGT of the Limibacter armeniacum genome contains:
- a CDS encoding glycoside hydrolase 5 family protein is translated as MKKILIYSLILSIIPFTFSCNTFKNSFVRTQNTQFVVGNKPYYFVGTNYWYGITLGMAGEKGDRERLNRELDQMQKMGITNLRILASSEGAADAPWRVQPAVQTAAGVYDEQVLEGLDYLLVQMRKRGMKGVMVLNNFWAWSGGMVQYLEWSGKGPVPYPFDGSHSWNEYISYAKQFYTDKGAMQQFEAFLAMLINRTNSINGKAYKEDPTIMAWQLANEPRGYDQREAYLKWVDHTASYIKSLDSKHLVCIGTEGNTPGKDAGTDVYSDNLSNQIDYVTMHIWIQNWSWFDPTKAETTYPEALVKVDDYFKKHIEAGQQLNKPVVLEEFGISRDHNDHKPSATIEWRDKYYGYLFNKSWDAIKGNSPLTGINFWSYAGEGRPNNPEGFWQKGDDLIGDPPHEPQGWYSVYDQDTTTIDIISGYAEKINDFSKQAELLQKKAVKQQEQTSR
- a CDS encoding glycoside hydrolase family 27 protein, which produces MKKLLISIAAILCTIGSLQAQKFDGLAKTPPMGWNSWNTFATDINEQLVKDIADSFVKYGLKDAGYEYIVLDDGWMTKERDQNGNLVPDPKKFPNGMKALADYVHAKGLKFGLYNCAGAQTCAGYPGSRGYEYQDAQKYAEWGVDFLKYDWCNTEKLNAEGAYMTMRDALYKAGRPVVFSICEWGDNEPWEWAENIGHLWRVSGDIINCWDCEVGHGSWSSWGVWKIINMHQNIRKHAGPGHWNDLDMMEVGNGMTDAEDRSHFAMWSVMASPLILGNDLRTASKETLKTLTNKEVIAINQDELGIQGFRFTNEHNVEVWIKPLKNDEWAFVFVNMNDEPYELNFDWKKHGIGDDVNGKWLDLSANNLKVRDLFNQKDLGATDKSLKATIGVHDVLMIKLSNDSL
- a CDS encoding sialate O-acetylesterase; translated protein: MNHLKTLLCLLLLTFSFDLFANISLPSIFGHHMVLQQQETVNFWGWGKPGEEVHITCSWSPETDYKTIVSNLGKWNIDVSTPEAGGPFNIHIKGYNAIDIEDVLIGEVWLGSGQSNMEWTPALGIDNAEEEKVKANYPEIRFFNVLSSTADTPQQQLHGEWVKCTPESMYYFSALLYFFGRELHQQMNVPVGLINSSWGGTPVEVWIHESAIQNDRILAKNASLLQEMSWGPHQPGKAYNTMIHPLIPYKIKGALWYQGETNTANPHHYARTLKTLIETWRAEWGYDFPFYYAQIAPYRDYGNDNVNGAVVRDQQRKVMELVPNTGMVVTSDIGNLDNIHPGNKQDVGKRLATWALSKQYGKVGYAFSGPAYKAYELKQDKIILSFDYAESGLVAKGGDLKAFEIQGDDEKWYSASAKIKGNKVTVWSDKVSHPTAVRYGYSNDSDPKLFNESGLPASCFLFYINSPEL
- a CDS encoding sialate O-acetylesterase, which translates into the protein MRNLKSLGILFMFLIPALAIGQKKAEKDTVKVFLLAGQSNMDGYGYNKDLPSNLKSKFKNVWIFHGNSAADDQVEGGSVGQWEQLQPGHGVGFTATEKKNNHADRFGLEMTFAKKLQELYPNEKIALIKYSRGGTSIDSMAARYAGCWTPDFDGKTGINQYDHALATIRNAYSVKDIDGDGKEDILKPAGILWMQGESDGDYNEEVAYRYHDNLKQLMDLLRASLLTDDLPVVIGKITDSFNDKEDGAVWNYGDIVRYAQEKFVRTDSKAAIVRTTKFYEYSDPWHYTSAGYIDMGEQFAIKMYELMEGKPETPAKEVE